The following are from one region of the Coccinella septempunctata chromosome 7, icCocSept1.1, whole genome shotgun sequence genome:
- the LOC123316785 gene encoding tyrosine--tRNA ligase, mitochondrial — protein MLIKNLLKCRNISISQCRKKSTNRNILNLRERGMFHDLFPDNSANSVVDLLNASPQCVYGGFDPTADSLHVGNLLILTNLIHWQRGGHQVIALVGGATAKIGDPSGRTTERDPLTTKFVDDNVEGIHKNIKTIFENHEKHFWNEETKKLLPVKILNNENWYKQISAVDLIGGAGRHLRMGTLISRTSVQTRLKSSEGMSFTEFSYQLFQAYDWLYLFQKHNCKFQVGGSDQMGNMMSGHELISKVCKQPVFGLTLPIITTEMGDKFGKSAGNAVWLSPQKTSPFTFYQFWMRQTDAEVEKMLLLFSFLSVGEIKDLMRQHHEKPELRKPQKILADQVTLLVHGEEGLNSARLTTKALYQGSVAALGNLKAEQIAEIFQGATIVELLPEPGQSILDLAMKVQCFPRIEDAVRIISAGGFYINQQKANNPNEILNNNVHRLSNNVSLLRVGKKNYYVVKWI, from the exons ATGTTGATCAAAAACCTGTTAAAATgccgaaatatttcaatttcacaATGTCGAAAAAAGAGTACAAACAGGAACATATTAAATCTGAGAGAAAGGGGGATGTTTCATGACCTATTTCCGGATAATTCAGC GAATTCAGTAGTTGATCTTTTGAATGCTTCACCTCAATGTGTTTATGGGGGATTCGATCCTACTGCAGACAGTTTACATGTCGGAAATTTACTTATACTCACCAATTTGATACATTGGCAAAGAGGTGGTCATCAAGTTATAGCATTG GTTGGTGGTGCTACAGCAAAAATTGGGGATCCTAGTGGAAGGACAACGGAAAGAGATCCTCTaacaacaaaatttgtagatgaTAATGTAGAAGGTAttcacaaaaatatcaaaacaatttttgaaaatcatgaGAAACATTTCTGGAACGAAGAAACTAAGAAATTGTTGCCAGTAAA AAtattaaataatgaaaattggTACAAGCAAATTTCTGCTGTGGACTTGATTGGAGGTGCAGGAAGACATTTGAGGATGGGGACATTGATATCTAGGACAAGTGTTCAAACAAGACTTAAATCATCCGAAGGAATGAGCTTTACAGAGTTCAGTTACCAACTCTTTCAAGCATACGATTggttatatttatttcagaaacacAATTGTAAATTCCAA GTAGGAGGAAGTGATCAAATGGGAAACATGATGTCAGGGCATGAATTGATTAGTAAAGTCTGCAAACAGCCTGTATTTG GATTAACTCTACCCATCATAACAACCGAGATGGGTGACAAATTCGGCAAATCAGCTGGAAACGCCGTTTGGTTATCCCCACAAAAAACATCCCCATTTACTTTCTATCAATTCTGGATGAGACAAACTGATGCCGAAGTAGAGAAAATGCTACTACTTTTCAGCTTTCTATCAGTGGGTGAGATAAAGGACCTGATGAGACAGCATCACGAAAAACCTGAACTCAGAAAACCACAGAAGATCTTGGCTGATCAGGTTACCCTTCTGGTACATGGAGAAGAag gTTTAAACTCGGCACGACTGACTACAAAAGCATTATATCAAGGAAGTGTTGCGGCACTGGGGAACTTGAAAGCTGAGCAAATTGCAGAAATATTCCAGGGTGCAACAATAGTCGAGTTATTGCCGGAACCAGGGCAGAGTATTTTGGATTTGGCTATGAAAGTACAATGTTTCCCGAGAATTg aggatGCAGTTAGAATTATATCAGCTGGAGGCTTCTATATCAATCAACAGAAGGCAAATAATCCCAACGAAATACTGAACAATAATGTACATAGATTATCTAACAATGTATCCTTGCTTAGGGtgggaaagaaaaattattatgtTGTGAAATGGATTTGA
- the LOC123316844 gene encoding uncharacterized protein LOC123316844: MSSSSCYDDSPTEASEDGHTEEIKKHNSDDDKTVVITQTKVIARRFESWHEKFLSYKEILDYLVKLGELYQHKCIIERLGYSKEQRPICLVKICSNRHRRPQMSVLIEAGCNGMEKMTVSSVLFLIDYLVKNDFKFMVEYLIIPCLNPDGYEKCLKKKRLPKKDQADVDLTKCFPIRSETPSFMANMLDPSPDTPPNCSLLAKVVEQNRINVKLFISLQASESSITYPLDHYFKEVYDFAVACKKSMGWDSLDVKPIVPALTQDKGTSVEHIIRNYNQTVKFAYLVNVHNKSFVPEEKFILTKGEQTLCGIQTLTKRVYRYYYKQRSRYNVQTVVKLLDSTE; this comes from the exons ATGTCCTCGTCATCTTGCTACGATGACTCGCCAACTGAAGCTTCAGAAGACGGACAtactgaggaaataaaaaaacataacaGCGACGATGATAAAACAGTTGTGATCACCCAAACGAAGGTTATAGCTCGTCGTTTTGAGTCTTGGCACGAGAAATTCTTGAGTTACAAGGAAATACTCGATTATCTGGTGAAATTGGGAGAATTATATCAACATAAATGTATCATCGAG CGTTTGGGTTATTCAAAGGAACAGAGGCCGATTTGTTTGGTCAAGATATGCTCGAACAGGCATAGACGTCCACAGATGAGTGTACTCATAGAAGCTGGATGTAATGGAATGGAAAAAATGACCGTTTCGTCGGTTTTATTCTTGATCGATTACCTCGTCAAAAACGACTTCAAATTCATGGTGGAATACCTGATAATACCTTGTTTGAATCCTGATGGTTATGAGAAATGTTTGAAAAAGAAGAGGTTGCCGAAAAAGGACCAAGCTGACGTTGACCTGACCAAATGCTTTCCTATAAGATCGGAAACGCCTAGTTTTATGGCTAATATGCTAGACCCTTCTCCTGACACACCGCCAAATTGTTCGCTGTTAGCGAAAGTTGTTGAACAAAACAGGATAAACGTCAAGTTGTTCATATCTTTACAAGCGTCAGAAAGTTCTATCACTTATCCATTAGATCATTACTTCAAGGAAGTTTATGACTTTGCAGTAGCTTGTAAAAAGTCCATGGGGTGGGATTCTCTAGATGTTAAGCCTATAGTACCTGCCCTCACCCAGGATAAGGGAACTTCCGTAGAACACATCATAAGGAATTACAACCAGACGGTGAAATTTGCATATCTTGTGAATGTGCACAATAAAAGTTTTGTTCCCGAAGAAAAATTTATACTGACCAAAGGTGAACAAACTCTTTGCGGTATACAAACGTTGACAAAGAGGGTTTATAGGTATTATTACAAACAGAGATCGAGGTACAATGTTCAAACTGTTGTTAAATTGCTGGACTCTACGGAATAA
- the LOC123316786 gene encoding uncharacterized protein LOC123316786, whose protein sequence is MSSLTDNDAELLQSWLDDMTKQLQQYKEPILEEEVVKVLKIACDTFKQDVHVFVTSIEVLEEYIRRKDKTYDEILILATSIFISSKYTGEQIDLKAKYIVKFLQRITNVQYNFKEVVAAEIEILRTLDGSLPMSTIVDDINTIIELHVRETRLKANVRPLCLEIVQLMYLCRKTWFAELKSIYSQNEESFLVLKFLMGCRLYLPVVILITCLHLTNYKYILDIGSIISDMTCLTKIHSDHLRVCAGIIINLIQNNNSN, encoded by the coding sequence ATGTCTTCATTAACTGATAATGACGCTGAATTACTACAGTCATGGCTCGATGATATGACAAAGCAGTTACAACAGTACAAAGAACCAATCTTAGAGGAAGAAGTAGTAAAAGTTTTAAAAATAGCTTGTGATACTTTCAAGCAAGACGTCCATGTTTTTGTTACTTCCATTGAGGTGCTAGAGGAATATATTAGACGAAAAGATAAAACATATGATGAGATTCTCATACTTGCAACGAGTATTTTCATAAGTAGCAAATACACAGGagaacaaatcgatttgaaggCTAAATATATTGTTAAGTTTCTCCAGAGAATAACAAATGTACAGTATAATTTCAAAGAAGTTGTAGCTGCAGAAATTGAAATACTGAGAACTCTAGACGGTTCATTACCAATGTCTACCATAGTAGATGACATCAATACTATAATTGAATTACATGTGAGGGAAACTAGACTGAAAGCGAATGTCCGACCACTATGCCTAGAAATAGTTCAACTAATGTACCTCTGTCGAAAAACTTGGTTTGCTGAACTGAAGAGTATATACAGCCAAAATGAGGAATCATTTttagttttgaaatttttaatgggGTGTAGACTTTACTTACCTGTCGTTATTTTAATAACTTGCTTGCATTTAACgaattataaatatattttagaCATAGGATCTATAATTAGTGATATGACATGTCTAACTAAGATACACAGTGATCACTTACGTGTATGCGCTGGAATTATTATAAActtaattcaaaataataactccaactaa